A single Parabacteroides timonensis DNA region contains:
- a CDS encoding TonB-dependent receptor has protein sequence MRITSILLFVLIFSLHAIDSSSQNARISIRANNTSLKEVLNTIEKQTDYLFVYNVNVDTNLKVVVNARNQPVKQILDNLFSTIGLSYVQEGSYIVVSSSEKNEINQQRTTITGIVTDINGEPIIGANIVEKGTTNGTITDIEGKYSIDALLSSTLQITYIGYNPQTIAVNNRRVINIQLKEDSQAIDEVIVVGYGVQRKGNLTGSVAAIKSDKLTTAPIANVTNALAGQLPGLLAKQNSGQPGSDGSSLSIRGFGDPLIIVDGVESSFNNIDPNQIESISILKDGAASIYGARAGNGVLLVTTKRGQDQKPTITYNGSFTIQGVTDMVKPASSGQRTQMEREAYLQSGQPEAGAPWTAEAVDKFFAGNDPAYPNTDWFDYVFRKWAPQQNHNLSVRGGSSKIKYMGYFGYTDQQTMIKKNGGDYKRYNIQSNMDAAITDRINLTIDLTLTYEDRNFPVRGMGNEGHLWQDLYNTKPWYPSQLPDPTKLAWGGIDVGSIAATSNSDLTGYNHNKKRDLRGGVSLSYDFKYVKGLKAKAFINYIDDEQYVKEFTKPIKYYTYNTATDTYNYAGNFKEKAELRERTYRGSILTQQYSFTYDNLFNDTHRVSGLALFESIDYSNNNFMAYRKDFLTPSIEQLYAGSTSGMSNDGSASEMGRASFVARINYAFKDRYLIETILRADASAKFPKDSRWGYFPGVSLGWVASQESFFKNLTFVDNLKLRVSYGQSGNDAVGNFQYLSGYAMRGTYLLGDTPVSGLYSTGLANPLLTWEKMSIYNGGIDYSFLGRKIHGSIEGFYRQRDGIPATRTRSLPSTFGSALPQENLNSLNDRGFELNLGTEGKVADFSYNINGNISWSRSKWDHHEEPDYEDPDQKRINQLSGQWTDRAFGYSAEKLFTSQEEIDALEYTYSALGGNHSLRPGDIKYKDLNGDGVLDWKDQKDIGMGTMPHWMYGLSMDLRYRNFDFSALFQGAFGYYTNASLGFETEVKYDERWTQENNNPQALIPRLGGSTSNGWTSDYYYKSTSYLRLKNASLGYNVPKEILDKVGIDQVRIYVAGTNLFTISNIRKYGIDPEAPNIGNKLMYYPQQRTFSFGLNLSF, from the coding sequence ATGAGAATAACCTCAATCCTCTTGTTTGTACTGATATTTTCATTACATGCAATCGATTCGAGCTCACAAAATGCACGAATTAGCATACGGGCCAACAATACATCTCTGAAAGAAGTATTGAATACTATTGAAAAACAGACAGACTACCTGTTCGTATATAATGTGAATGTAGACACGAACTTAAAAGTTGTAGTGAATGCCAGAAACCAGCCGGTCAAACAGATTTTAGACAATCTATTTTCTACAATAGGACTGAGTTATGTGCAGGAGGGATCTTACATTGTTGTTTCCTCATCGGAAAAAAACGAAATCAACCAGCAGCGTACTACAATTACTGGTATTGTCACAGACATAAACGGGGAACCGATCATCGGGGCTAACATTGTAGAGAAAGGGACAACCAATGGCACAATAACAGATATAGAGGGTAAGTATAGTATAGACGCATTATTGTCGTCTACACTGCAAATCACTTATATCGGGTATAATCCGCAAACCATCGCGGTAAATAACAGACGGGTGATCAATATCCAGTTAAAAGAAGATAGTCAGGCAATCGACGAAGTTATTGTCGTAGGATACGGTGTGCAAAGAAAAGGAAACCTTACCGGATCGGTCGCTGCTATTAAATCAGATAAACTGACAACGGCCCCGATTGCCAACGTAACCAATGCACTGGCCGGACAACTGCCCGGATTGTTAGCCAAACAAAATAGCGGCCAGCCCGGCTCCGACGGCAGTTCATTAAGTATTCGCGGATTTGGTGATCCTCTGATAATAGTGGATGGAGTGGAGTCCAGTTTCAATAATATCGACCCAAATCAGATAGAGTCTATCTCGATACTGAAAGATGGTGCAGCCTCTATTTACGGAGCTCGTGCCGGAAACGGGGTACTACTGGTGACGACCAAACGCGGACAAGATCAAAAGCCGACGATCACTTACAACGGATCATTTACGATCCAGGGAGTTACCGATATGGTAAAACCAGCCAGCTCAGGTCAAAGGACACAGATGGAACGCGAAGCGTACCTGCAGAGTGGTCAACCGGAAGCCGGTGCCCCCTGGACGGCAGAGGCGGTAGATAAGTTCTTTGCAGGCAACGATCCGGCTTATCCTAATACGGATTGGTTCGATTATGTATTCCGCAAATGGGCACCTCAACAGAATCATAACTTATCTGTCAGAGGAGGAAGCAGTAAAATCAAATATATGGGTTACTTCGGTTATACCGACCAACAAACCATGATCAAAAAGAATGGTGGAGACTACAAACGTTATAACATCCAATCGAACATGGATGCCGCTATTACAGACCGTATCAATCTGACCATCGACTTGACCCTGACTTACGAAGATCGTAACTTCCCTGTCAGAGGCATGGGAAATGAGGGACATTTGTGGCAGGATTTATACAATACCAAACCCTGGTATCCGTCCCAGTTACCGGACCCGACCAAGCTTGCCTGGGGTGGTATCGATGTGGGCAGTATTGCCGCCACCTCCAATTCGGACCTGACGGGCTATAACCACAACAAGAAACGTGATTTAAGAGGAGGTGTTTCCTTGTCTTACGATTTCAAATATGTCAAAGGGCTGAAGGCTAAAGCATTTATCAATTATATCGACGATGAACAGTATGTAAAGGAATTTACAAAACCAATCAAGTATTACACCTACAATACAGCGACGGACACGTACAATTATGCGGGTAACTTTAAAGAAAAAGCAGAACTCAGGGAAAGGACGTACCGGGGAAGCATATTGACTCAACAATATTCGTTCACCTACGACAACCTGTTCAACGACACTCACCGTGTCTCCGGTTTAGCTTTGTTCGAGAGTATCGATTACTCCAATAATAACTTTATGGCTTACCGGAAAGATTTCCTGACTCCTTCCATCGAACAATTGTATGCCGGTAGTACCTCGGGAATGAGTAACGATGGCTCTGCCAGCGAAATGGGAAGAGCCAGTTTTGTTGCAAGGATCAATTATGCATTCAAAGACCGCTATTTGATTGAAACTATCCTGCGTGCCGATGCATCTGCCAAATTCCCGAAAGATAGCCGTTGGGGATATTTCCCCGGAGTATCCCTGGGATGGGTCGCCTCACAGGAAAGTTTCTTTAAAAACCTGACCTTCGTCGACAACCTGAAGTTAAGGGTTAGTTACGGTCAGTCCGGAAATGATGCCGTAGGTAATTTCCAATATCTGTCGGGATATGCGATGAGAGGGACTTATTTATTAGGTGACACCCCTGTCTCGGGGCTTTACTCAACAGGCCTGGCTAATCCGCTGCTTACCTGGGAAAAAATGTCTATCTATAACGGAGGTATCGACTATTCTTTCCTTGGCCGGAAAATTCATGGCTCCATCGAAGGATTCTATCGTCAACGGGATGGCATACCGGCAACCCGTACACGCTCACTGCCTTCTACCTTTGGCTCCGCGCTGCCTCAGGAAAACCTGAACAGCCTGAATGACCGTGGATTTGAACTAAACCTGGGAACGGAGGGTAAAGTTGCTGATTTCTCCTATAATATCAATGGTAACATATCGTGGTCACGATCCAAATGGGATCACCATGAAGAGCCCGATTACGAAGATCCTGATCAAAAAAGAATCAATCAGTTGTCAGGACAGTGGACAGACCGCGCCTTCGGTTATTCAGCCGAGAAGTTATTTACCAGCCAGGAAGAGATCGATGCATTGGAATATACTTATAGTGCATTAGGCGGTAATCACTCTCTTCGTCCCGGAGATATCAAATACAAAGACCTGAACGGAGACGGCGTATTAGATTGGAAAGACCAGAAAGATATCGGAATGGGTACAATGCCACACTGGATGTATGGTCTGTCGATGGATTTAAGATACCGCAACTTTGATTTCTCTGCTTTATTTCAGGGAGCATTCGGATATTACACCAATGCATCTTTAGGCTTTGAAACAGAAGTAAAATATGATGAACGCTGGACACAGGAGAATAATAATCCACAGGCATTGATTCCTCGATTAGGAGGCTCGACATCCAATGGCTGGACTTCCGATTATTATTACAAGTCAACCTCTTACTTAAGACTTAAAAATGCTTCCTTGGGATATAATGTACCGAAAGAAATACTGGATAAGGTCGGGATCGACCAGGTTCGTATTTATGTTGCAGGCACCAACCTGTTCACCATAAGCAACATACGAAAATACGGCATAGACCCTGAAGCTCCGAATATTGGCAATAAACTGATGTATTATCCGCAACAGCGCACATTCAGTTTTGGATTGAATTTATCATTCTAA
- a CDS encoding FecR family protein: MEKEILYRFFLGKASYKEEEEVCNWAEASEQNMQEYLKERKYFDILLVQNKKIQISHTSPKNVLHWKNIIRYAAVIALFIVCGIQIYNFVKPDTGQLMNTISVPTGQRVNVLLSDGTNVWLNSGSKMKYPASFTNKKGKRVITLDGEGYFEVTKDTRRPFVVQTDKYNIEVLGTKFNVDAYNKTSSFSVALMEGSILISDKSEPDNKIILHPLQKADYIDGQLIVDKIQNYDIYRWKEGLLCFEHIAFNDLMKEFEKTYDIQIINENKHLDNYICSGKFRISDGVDFILQVLQRDADFRFKRNENNTIIYIK, from the coding sequence ATGGAAAAGGAAATACTATATCGTTTTTTCTTAGGAAAAGCTTCTTATAAAGAAGAAGAAGAGGTTTGTAACTGGGCTGAAGCTTCAGAGCAGAACATGCAGGAATATCTGAAAGAACGCAAATACTTCGATATTCTGCTTGTTCAGAACAAGAAGATTCAGATATCTCATACCTCGCCGAAAAATGTTCTTCATTGGAAGAATATAATCCGGTATGCAGCCGTTATCGCCCTGTTTATCGTATGCGGCATACAGATTTACAATTTTGTGAAGCCAGATACAGGGCAGCTAATGAACACGATATCCGTTCCTACCGGCCAAAGGGTCAATGTTCTATTGTCAGACGGAACCAACGTATGGCTCAATTCCGGATCAAAAATGAAATACCCGGCATCATTCACCAACAAGAAAGGAAAAAGGGTGATTACGTTAGACGGGGAAGGCTATTTTGAGGTCACGAAAGATACCAGGAGACCATTTGTCGTGCAGACCGACAAATATAATATAGAAGTATTGGGGACAAAGTTCAATGTCGATGCTTACAATAAAACATCTTCATTTTCAGTAGCATTGATGGAAGGCTCCATATTAATTTCAGACAAAAGCGAACCAGATAACAAGATAATATTACACCCACTGCAAAAAGCGGATTATATAGACGGGCAACTGATAGTTGATAAAATACAGAACTACGATATCTACCGCTGGAAAGAAGGATTACTTTGTTTTGAACATATTGCATTTAACGATTTAATGAAAGAGTTTGAAAAAACCTATGATATACAGATCATTAACGAGAATAAGCACCTGGACAATTATATCTGTAGCGGGAAATTTCGTATTTCAGACGGCGTAGATTTCATATTGCAGGTTCTCCAGCGAGATGCCGACTTCCGCTTCAAGAGGAATGAAAACAACACTATTATCTACATTAAATAA
- a CDS encoding RNA polymerase sigma-70 factor codes for MENISEIKEFNKLFSNYQGIFIRFANTYIQDEETAEDIVVDSLVYYWENRHSLISNANIPAYIMEVVKHKSLNHLRNQRIREDIEQNIRTHMERVRNLKITTLEACDPEELFSSEAQRLINEALETLPEKTRTIFIMSRYENKTHKEIAARLELSTKSVEFHITKALNVLRKRLKDYLPFFFIFLN; via the coding sequence ATGGAGAACATTTCAGAGATAAAAGAATTTAACAAACTGTTTTCAAACTATCAGGGCATTTTCATTCGTTTTGCAAATACCTATATTCAGGATGAAGAGACTGCTGAAGATATAGTTGTCGACAGCTTGGTTTACTATTGGGAAAACCGACATTCTCTTATCTCTAATGCCAATATCCCGGCTTATATCATGGAAGTGGTGAAACACAAAAGCCTCAACCATCTACGCAATCAACGGATACGGGAGGATATAGAACAAAACATCCGGACGCATATGGAAAGGGTTAGGAATTTGAAGATCACAACATTGGAGGCATGCGACCCTGAGGAACTGTTCAGCTCGGAAGCACAACGCCTAATTAATGAAGCGTTGGAAACACTCCCCGAAAAAACACGAACCATTTTCATTATGAGCCGATACGAAAATAAAACGCACAAAGAGATTGCAGCCCGACTCGAATTATCGACTAAAAGCGTTGAATTTCACATCACAAAGGCACTAAACGTATTAAGAAAAAGATTGAAAGATTATCTTCCGTTCTTTTTCATTTTTTTGAATTAA